The DNA region TCTTCATCCATCCTACAACAAAATTATCAATTCTctataacttcattttttttctgttttttcacCATATTTGTATAGTGCTTTAATGAATTGTAATCATGGGTTTGTTATGAACTTTGCAAATGATTTAAATCACACAATTGCAAAtcaaaatttaacaataaaaaatgtaCTCCCATCCTATACATTCAGTTACATAAACATTTCGATAACATCTCAAACTAGGATCTTGATATTTTGGTTGGaggaatttattaataaataatttaaatcatacaaaaaaaGCTTAAtgtaatagtttttatttaatttagattcATTGTTAAACAAAAGTCAGGATGGCCGAGTGGTCTAAGGCGCCAGACTCAAGTTCTGGTCCACTAGCGTGGGTTCAAACCCCACTTCTGacaaagaatttttatttttttattttttgaaaatattaaaatccaAAGATGtagattttattttgaataatatgaaTATGGTACACAAAAATGGACAAACAATGGCATTCATCCCAAATGTATAAAAATCTTACaataaaaaggaaataaaaaacaaaatatattcatGGAATTATTTAGGCACATTGCTTCATTTTGAAGTGTATTATTTTGCTCTTTATATTGAGTAATTCTTTTCAGTATTTTTCTTTCATTGAATAGATCATGTacatgttatataaaaaaaagaaagaaaaaagtgaAACATGACCTTATTGATGAACTGTCTGTATTAATACTATAGGTTGTGTTTGACTTGAGACACACTCATATAATATAtgagttataaattattatttgtttagattcacaataatcataattatatttttatttttcataactATTGAACTATTTCCATATCTATTTTTCTTAGTGGAAggtaatataaataacattcaCAAAAATGGACAAACAATTACTCTCATGCTAAATGGTTACGAATTTGAcaagaaaaaggaaagaaaaaactACAAAGAGTTGTCCCAAAAGAAAATGATCCAATCAAGGttttcattacttttatttattttattttgtatgtaataatgaaattatttagcctttttttttcaaatgtattattttgtttttatgacTTTTTCCCCCTATTTTGTTTGAACTTGGGTGAGCACCGCCTATACCAAAAACCACTAACTCGTTGTAATCCACAACCCTATATCTGATTTATCTGAATGGATGAGATATAGAATTttgattaagtttaaatatatgaatgttatttaactaaataactGAAAGAAATCTACAGTTTTGAAAATTGTCcatgaaatataaaaatgagaatagTTAATTAAGCAAACGAAACAAAATCATGACATTATACCGAAATCTAATCTAATTGATTGTAgcttaatttatatgtataaacaTGTTTTACAAACATTATAAACAGTTTAGTTACAGCTATAAATTAGTGTTCATTTAACATTTAAGTTTAGGTATTTTCTAACTtactataatttaaattaaattacattgaTTAATGtgtagatataatttttttaattttactaattatCTTAGTATTGACTTGTTACTAAAATTCAATTATCATctaataagttaatattatcCATGGCAGATATGCTGCCTCACTAACCGTGTCAATGTATGTACCAATTTTCAaaacttagtttattttataattagtgtGGATCTCACATTCACTATGTAATTTTCTCCGTTTTAAAGTGTGATACATACATTTAACATTGCTCGTGAGAAAACAGATTTGTTCTCATTAATCAGTTTGATCAAATAAGATTTCAACAAATTACTATAGAGGGATAGAGGTTTTGGGTGCTCTAGtcgaaaaaattaaattaattattatttttaattattattatattttatgatgaattaattgaatataatatatcacTAATGATCTAATATAgttgtttaaatataatgttaatacATTACGGACTTATGTAAATGGTTCAAATTTTGTTatgcatgttttttttataacctTTTGAATTATTTGGAGGATGTATTTTCTGAGTGGTTATACCAGATTCTTCATAGATGGGGTAGAAAGTAGGAAGCACTGCAGCTTTACTCCTTCTGCCTCTTTAGAGAGTTTGGGGATAAACCTTCCAAACAAATTTTCTCCTCGTTCAGGCTATTGGGATCGATTCCTTCAATCCTGCTTGACATGGATGGGTAGGGATTTTAGCTAATCTTGGAATAAATGTTCAGTATCAAGCAATGGTCCGACCTATGTGCCATTTCAAAGGAAGAAGtaatgatgaaaaaaatatattacatttttacttCTCCACACATGAGCCCTTTGGTAAGAGAGATTCCAATTGGGTGATCGCCTTCTTACTATAGGGATTTGTTTAGTTTTGCTTTTTCAATAACTCGAaattatttcacttttttttcttatcatgaatcatattatttaattaatgaactaaaatatattttattttaaattattatttattattttattttaaatttgtttaaaaaaaccattgtttcttaaaatcatccatcatcattaattattttctttattctggttttttaaataatcccatATCGAACCAGCCCTAGGACATTGGCTCAaaagatttaagaaaaaaccAGGAAAGACCCACACAATAACCTATATTTGTATTCATCTAAGATTATGCTGGTACTAAACCTGAGAATGAAAAGAGTTACTgaattttgattggtccgcaactgAGAACACTCTGTTcagtagcagaagatctgatttGTTACATCTTACTTACCCTATAAACCATGTTGTAATTCATGCAAATATAGTCCAACATATGGATAAATCATGAATTtgaataatgtttatatatataattaccaGATGAATTCAAAACTAAGAGAGATCTCAGGGGTTAAataagatagatagatagaggtaggtcaaattaaacaattttaatgaaataaattatgtatttatttgaattgaaaatatagttaaaattgAAGAACATATTCAATTGTCACTTCAAAAAAGATATAGTGCGTGCGTACACATTAACTTTTTTGCAGCGGAGTTTCGTCACCAAATCTCTTTCCCATCCATCATCACAAAAAACAGACATTCACCATATATACAACAACATAAGGCCACATGGATTTCGattctctctctcacacagtgctcacacatacacacacaagGTTTGAAGGGGCTGACGTCACCCCGTTGTATTCCCCAAAAGAGTGTCGGCAAAACAAACTGTAAATTTCCGGCGACTTCTCATCAGAACATCTATTTTTGCCATCCATAACCACAAAACAACGATGATCCATcacccctctctctctctcatcaTTCATTTGactttagtattttattatggATCTTGTAAACGtcatcatttataattattcttaACAAATAAACAAACCCAGATCATTAATATTAGATCTCATGAATCATCATGCAACACAAAtcaaacttattaataatttcattattcttattctaacaaattaatacatacaaatccctaaaccctaattaaccTCAAGCTAAATCGCTCCGATCGAGGATCATCGATGAATTAATTGAAGTGggttcaataatatataattatatatgtacccagaatgatacaattaattaattaatatgtttttctccACACACACACTCACACAACACAatctcttaatttattaataagatctaaaatttaattacctcatatatatatatagatacttGAAATTAGGGTTGATGATGATATATCTCCGCCGTTGATGGTGGCTCATCAAAGAAAACCGGCCAATGATGATGAGTACTATTCATGTTGACAAGTTCACGATGATCTGATCCTAGGGTTGGACCAATTACATTTGTTTGTAACAATTTAATTTGTCGTTTCAAGAACTTAACATAACGAACAGCTTCATCCAACATGGATGCCGTATCCATCTTTGTTCCACCAGGAACAAGCCTTTGAAGGATTCGGATCTTCTCACTAATCCTCTCTCTCCTACGCCTAGCCGCCACGCTTTGAGGATCGTCGCTAATTCTCACGTTTCTTCTCTTGGGCTTATGGATTGTTGTCGGATCAATGTTTACCGGTTGCATGGCTGCAATCTTATACATCATCTCCTTCATAGCCCCcaactcttcttcttcatcttcatcatgaTCATCTTCTTttaattctttttcttcttcgagTTCTAATTCTTGGTGCAAGGAGGTCGTTTGATGATCTTCGATGAGCATGTCGACGGTGGGATCTTGTTCCCACCAGAAGGTGGTTGTGTTTGGATTATTGAGGAGTTGATCATGTAATTGATCATGAGTGATATTAtccatatgaatattatatgtttgatgttgttgttgttgttgtacaAAATTAAAGAGTTGATGAAACCCTATTTAATACGGAGGTCATTGAAGTCTCTATCGACATACGTAAGCATTCGACCCACATGgttatctctctctctctatagaAATACAAATGTTCTATAACTGTTCATTATGTACAAAGATCACTTGGTTTTGTGGATGGATCGATGATGcttcatgatcatgatcatgagaTATATCAATGCTTCTTTTCTAACCAAAAGATAACTCATGAACTCAATGCTAGCTGttcctttttcttttgaattttatgttcaAAAGATGTTGTATTTTGATTTAAGTTGGAGCAACTTGTGTCATAATTACTTGTTGAATATTTGATTTGcttttgcaaattaaagaaaattgtgACTTTAGTGTTTATAGTATGTGGGGGGAAATTTTCTCACTTTTCAAAAATATCTTGCTGGCTTCCTTTGAGAAATGTTGATATGATCAATAATCAAGTTAATTAATGTTTGATACTTATCATTAAGAGAGATGAGACTTTTAGCAACTACAATCTGTCTTGAATTTtctttgtaatttaatttgatgaACTTTAATGAAAAATAGTTGTCTTCAAGCTAGGTATCTccaatgtattttaaataaataaataaataaataaaattgtggaATCTGTAGTGGGTCCCGGTGAAACCTGGACTGAGAAATTAGGGTTAGAatcatgaattatatataaatgttacttattattttgtttaattaattaaactagggTTAAAAGTGTATGATGATATGGTTGATGATCAGAAAGCATAACCCATAAGTCTTGGGAATGATTCCCCATTAATTTTAGTACGTAGGTAGCTTTTCATCTCGGCATAGGTGTGGTTTTACGCCTTTTGTTTTGTCTAGAACGTTTGGTCATTCCATGAGTTTCAAAAGGTACCCACATGAAATTAAGGTACATGTTCAATGTATGCCCAATTTTGATCTCATATCAAATCTAATCTATTTCTTCCTCATTCTCATATTAAATCATGATTTTACTATACATGAtagataaataatcaaactttGTCTTTTCAACCTAATAATGGCAAAAAAAACGATTGTTCATAATACAATTAATTCGCCATATACATAGTAGGTGTGAAAATGAGTTTATGGAGTCCAATAACTATTTCTGAGTCGACTAGCTTTAAAGTGGGTAGCGAAGTGATTGTCAAATTTTGGAACGTAGAGTCTCATTTTTCAaagttaatgataaaaaaattaactcattCAAGTAGATCGAGATATTTATGCAATTATAGTCAACAAGGTATTCGCGCAGGTGACAGCTGGAATGAGGTCGATTGATCATGAATGGACTTCTAAGGAACCACGACAAATGGGAGGGGTCAATCGATGCTTACATATTATGAGATAACCCAATATGATATATATTCTAGCCGATCGAGTAACAACAAAAAtgtgaatttaaatatatatattttttatgtttgtgggattttatgatttttaattaactctTATCACAATTTTGTTTTGTCTTGATATTTTACCACAATTCATGTGTACATGAAAATGGTGAAAATCCTTTAAATCACAAGTTTGTGGAAGGTCACTAGATCTTTGATGCTTGGAACATGACTTTAGAAGTGGGAGTCAAACTTCAAATAAACGAACAATCAAATTTTGTCGAGTTGTTGACCCTTTTAGCTTCCGTATCATATTAATCTGAATACTTTGGGATGGCGAAAAAAATGAGAGATGTGATGATTTCAATTTGTTGTTTTGTGTTTTCTACATTTTGTTGtaagttttgttttaatttaccTTTCAATTTTACACtcataaaataatagtatttgtGACTAAGTGAccaataaaatgatttttttccaataattaaataaagattaatgcAAAGGGAGATATTTTGGATGCCAAAGACAATGAGTGAATTTTTCTTAGGAGAAGGTATGCCACAAAAGATCAGgattaaagtttatttaaaaatgatagaatATTTTCATGGATTATACAAAATCACaagtttataatataatgaGTGAAAATTGAAGTGGAAAGCTTACTAACAATACAAATTATTGAGCATGCTGCATACATAAAACATGTGCACACAATAAatgatttcttataaaataataattagaaaatactATGAAGCACAACTAAATGTTTATACTCGTGACATTAGAATGCCTTCTGCAGCTTTCGTCCAAATGAATGTTGCTTCTTTCGAACAATCTTCACATATGCATGTATTATCgttcaaataataatatcccATAAGTGATGCGCGCACAAATTCATTGAAGAATTTGAAGAACTTAGATTGGATGACAATAGAACATATgagatatttagaaaatatgaaGATAAAGTCTATCTTAGTACTTTGTGAGATGTCTTGTCTtagaaaaaattgttaaaagatCTCACTTCTCTTCATAAACAgtagttattataaataattaatctcaaCAGGCCaagtaaaattaatatagttaataataaaatgagtggAAGACTAATTGagttaaaaagttattttgtttgattgatgtttCATTAAGTTCAAAATTTATGACCACTTATATACTAACttttgttaaaataatgttattggcgttttcattataattttataatctaaGTTTTATccattaattcaaaaataaatatataatgttttcttttgtcaaatttatatatgaaatttcattattttgaatataatttcTAAATGTTCTTAGAATTGCATgccttttaattatttaataaatgattttattttttcaaacaaaacattgGCATATATATAGTTGTGGTTatcaataaatcaataattaatgataattgttgtttataatatttttcaataagtGATCCCAAAGTGATTGAATCACATGCCATCACCTACAAAaacctagtttaaaaaaaaacatatcatcATTTTCGATATTGACGGTTAATTTAGAAAGAAATTAATTTCACtattgtttttctttataaaaaaaaaaagaatcatttaaatacaaaaattgaGATTAAATGAAAGTAATTATATAagtgaatataaaaatataagaatgattaatttgaatgaattaatgataaaggTTATAAAAGTCTAAGAAGTACAAAGATAGTGAATAATCAAAATAGATGAGCGTGAAGGACAATAATCCATATTAGGAAACTCATCATCTAGGGTTGCGTGTTCTACCTAGGTTGAATTCTGTGCACTCTAATATTGGGGGgccattttatttcaaaaacacCAATTACTCTAAATATCAAAACCCTAATTAATTCCCATttattcatttcaaatttgttattttatatcaaaatccattcattcattattcatGATCAACTTTCAATCCATTATCCATGCCATGccaaggaagaagaagaagaatgtaaaataaattaaagggtcttaattaacaacattaattaatgaaatatattttgatttttaactttagaaaatgaagtaaaattgcaattagaaatatatagatagatagaggATTAATCAAACTTTTAAACCATTTTCTTGTAAAACTgcaacaattatatatatatatatatatatatatatatatatatatatatatatatatatatatatatatatatatatatatatatatatatatatatagtactgTAATATTAAATCATGGCTAAAAAAGTCAATATATCGAATTTATGACACATAAATCTGATGACATATATGAAACTCCTTATGTAagctctctctatatattataataatatattcatgaTCTCTTGCCTGCAAATTGCGCATGCAATAGAGCAATCATTTTAGgctctcatttatatatatatgagaaaaatgTTGAGAAAATTAAATCATGCATGATCAAATTTATCTTTTGGGCCTAAGATTCGTTGAGGAAAATGCACAGAAAGGTTAGTTAATTAGAAATAGAggattattgattttaaaatttgtacATGATTCCATCAAAATATacattgttttttaatttagagcaaatgattttaaagtatagaatttaatttatacgCCTTATTTGAAAACACCGTGAAGTGGAGTTGTATTtgaacaaacaaatattattaaaatattaatatatatatatataacattattttatttaaatcaattcctcataaaattaaaagaaataaaaaaaaaaaatatttgtacaaATCCAGTTTAAACTCTGAGCTCAAAGTTTGCCTAATTTGGTAAAAGTTCTGAACAAGAACTTGATGGTGCCTCAtggatttaatttatttttatatatttttttagcagATTTTATTggatattaacatttttatttcagAAGAAATAGAATGACTCGAattgattttcaataaaattgcATTAGTGAGAATTATTGTTGtgattgattaatttttttttataaatataaactaactTCAAATATTAATGTTTGTAAATTGTTTGTAAAGTAACATTTACAccatttaatttgttaaattttatttattttttattatattttttaattttttttaaacataagaaACTATatgtaaatgataaaaaaaaaatagggttTTATGAATTTTTGTTAACTCATTTACTTGTTAAACAATTCAATTAGAAATCTgtaattttattagttattttttttatcttaaataaaacttattttaaatcattactATAACTCATAAATTTCATTACGTCTTTGTTGTTGACTTTTACATTTTGCtcaattaattcttttaaatttaaagtttacAATACGATTAAATATGCACCTACCCTCTTACAAGCCCTTAACTACAAACAAAACTAATATTCATAATTCCCTTATTAACCCAATATTTTATCCTCTCATGCTAATTTTgaagtattatatttttttttattaatttaaatatattaataataccaTTTAATAACagcaaaaattataataattacaaatttaaattattagtgtacatatagttatttatatacaattaattaagttatataaatgaATCATATACTTAATTAAGAAATAACTCAATGAGTCATCAGATATTTTTTAGGTGATATTTAGATTAACTAATCAAAATGGgccaaaattaaaaatactataaaattaaactaaacataattattataattaattgggTCCAAGCTTGAAAATAATAAGGTTTTACAGATCTCTCTTAGTTATTTCCTAgacctttatttttaaattttcttataacaGCCCCAATTCTataagtataattaattaatatccaaAACTTCTTAATTCATAGTAATTAGAGGCATTTCAGGCCACCAATAACTATTAGGATAATACCATCCTCATCTATTTTAGTTTGAGAATCTTCTTTATTATCATCTTGCAGTGTGATTTCGAATAATTCAGGTGGGACAttgtatatcattttttttaaaaaaattaaaaaaaaattataaacaaattttttaatattatatatatacaaatttataatattataaagaaataaatttaatttttttttataaaatatatggaaaatatttatatttgattgtatTTATTAGTGTTCAGGACAGAATATAATGATATCGAGTTGAAATCGGTGTGAagaacacaaataccatcctcGTCTCATCTCCGATCAAACTGGAGAACAACCAATCATAACGagacaatttaaataaaaaaccgaataaaaaattataattgtcgTCATCGCAATTTGATTATGAAGTATAGACAGATTTTAACTTTAGCAAAGTCACATAAGGACGGTCAAAAAATACTATTGGTTAATAAGTATTTTCTGGTCGTGAATACATACAAGAAATTTTGGAAATgtgacaaaaaaatatatatatatttttaataaaaaaaatatattttttatatttattttaatatataacaaaataatataagtatattttttttcaacaattatataatattcatgaatACTAATAACCATACAAAAACACGATATATCTAGTATAAATAGTTGTTAATAAGTATTTTCTGGTCTTGAATACATACAACAAATTTTGGAAAtgtgacaaaaaaataattaatatatttttaataaaaaaaaaatattttctaatttttttatatttattttaatatataacaaaatagtatatgtatattttttttcaacaattatataatattcatgaatACTAATAACCATACAAAAACACGATATATCTAGTATAAATAGTTCATAAACTTATCAACCTCATCCATTTACACTAAAAATACCATTTCTCCAAAGGTTTTAATTTTATGACATTCTCAAAatcttataaattgaatttcattcaaattaacATCTACATACTTATAATTATTCTTTGTTTTGTATGAGGTAAGATATTGTTTGTTTCATttaaagtataataattaatataaattacatgtctttataattataactttgtgttttttttgtatgaaatataagaaaataattattgtttttaacaCTTAAAATTGGGATAtagtattttgattttttttttttttacttttggaatattttattttatattataatttttgaaaaatataatgagAATAGAGTTAATGAAGGGTACGGCATTAAAGAAATGCTAGTTTAAACTGAACATTGGGTGTTTGTTGCACGCAATAAGATCCATGAAtctttaacatatatatatttataaacatttattaatatttaaatttgaccaaactataattataataatccaTCCATCCCGTACGTAAATTGTCCTTAaaagtatataattattatttttgaggCGCTGATCATGGGATATTGTTTGGAAATTAATTAGttgctaattaattaaaaacaacacaaaa from Impatiens glandulifera chromosome 5, dImpGla2.1, whole genome shotgun sequence includes:
- the LOC124939593 gene encoding transcription factor HEC3-like produces the protein MDNITHDQLHDQLLNNPNTTTFWWEQDPTVDMLIEDHQTTSLHQELELEEEKELKEDDHDEDEEEELGAMKEMMYKIAAMQPVNIDPTTIHKPKRRNVRISDDPQSVAARRRRERISEKIRILQRLVPGGTKMDTASMLDEAVRYVKFLKRQIKLLQTNVIGPTLGSDHRELVNMNSTHHHWPVFFDEPPSTAEIYHHQP